Proteins from a genomic interval of Microbacterium imperiale:
- a CDS encoding ATP-binding cassette domain-containing protein, protein MTEHTAPLCRATGLVKEFTSSGGALFSRSSRFRAVDEVDLDIRRGETLALVGESGSGKSTVARLVARLMETTAGTIEFEGRDVTRLQGRDLLAFRSDVQVIFQDPYSSLNPKHTVERLVTAPLRYQNRKVPGGARAFTRSLMERVGLNPDHSDRYPAQFSGGQAQRIGIARALAVGPKLVICDEAVSALDVSVQAQVVNLLTSLQRDEGFAYLFIAHDLAVVRQIATRIAVMSRGSIVETGERDRIFENPQHEYTRTLLAAVPRINPEWDRRRRAAENARRRAARAPETRPEAS, encoded by the coding sequence ATGACCGAGCACACCGCCCCGCTGTGCCGGGCCACCGGACTCGTCAAGGAGTTCACGAGCTCGGGCGGCGCGCTCTTCTCGCGCAGCAGCCGGTTCCGCGCGGTCGACGAGGTCGACCTCGACATCCGCCGCGGTGAGACCCTCGCCCTCGTCGGCGAGTCCGGCTCGGGCAAGTCGACCGTCGCGCGGCTCGTGGCCCGCCTCATGGAGACGACCGCCGGCACGATCGAGTTCGAGGGCCGCGACGTCACCCGGCTGCAGGGACGCGACCTGCTCGCCTTCCGCAGCGACGTGCAGGTGATCTTCCAGGACCCGTACTCGTCGCTCAACCCCAAGCACACGGTCGAGCGTCTCGTGACCGCGCCGCTGCGCTACCAGAACCGAAAGGTCCCCGGCGGCGCGCGCGCCTTCACCCGCTCGCTCATGGAGCGCGTCGGTCTCAACCCCGACCACTCCGACCGCTACCCGGCGCAGTTCTCCGGCGGGCAGGCGCAGCGCATCGGGATCGCCCGAGCCCTCGCCGTCGGCCCGAAGCTCGTCATCTGCGACGAGGCCGTGTCGGCCCTCGACGTGTCGGTGCAGGCGCAGGTGGTGAACCTCCTCACGTCGCTGCAGCGCGACGAGGGATTCGCTTACCTGTTCATCGCGCACGATCTGGCGGTCGTCCGGCAGATCGCCACCCGCATCGCGGTGATGAGCCGTGGCTCGATCGTCGAGACGGGCGAACGCGACCGCATCTTCGAGAACCCGCAGCACGAGTACACCCGCACCCTGCTCGCGGCCGTGCCGCGCATCAACCCCGAATGGGACCGCCGTCGCCGCGCCGCCGAGAACGCCCGGCGTCGCGCGGCGCGCGCCCCCGAGACCCGCCCGGAGGCATCATGA
- a CDS encoding ABC transporter ATP-binding protein, whose protein sequence is MTTTPASSDDLLRVDDLTVQFRTAGGAVSVVDGLSFAVPRGGALGIVGESGSGKSMTSLAVMGLLPKGGTASGRVGFDGRDLLTLPSREMRHVRGDRIAMIFQDPLSSLNPYYTVGTQIAEAYRSHRSGVSRREARRVAIEAMERVHIRDAAKRVDHYPHQFSGGMRQRIMIAMALSMEPELIIADEPTTALDVTVQAQILDLLAEIRRDTGAGLILITHDLAVVSEVTEHIVVMRAGRMIESGSVEDVFSDPQEEYTRRLLDAVPRIDDAIGQLRTTDIPVLAEEEIA, encoded by the coding sequence ATGACGACCACGCCCGCTTCGTCCGACGACCTGCTGCGGGTCGACGACCTCACGGTGCAGTTCCGCACGGCCGGCGGCGCGGTCAGCGTCGTCGACGGCCTGAGCTTCGCGGTGCCCCGCGGCGGTGCGCTGGGCATCGTCGGCGAGTCGGGATCGGGCAAGTCGATGACCAGCCTCGCCGTCATGGGTCTGCTGCCGAAGGGCGGCACCGCCTCGGGGAGGGTCGGCTTCGACGGTCGAGACCTGCTGACGCTGCCCTCCCGCGAGATGCGGCACGTGCGCGGCGACCGGATCGCGATGATCTTCCAGGACCCGCTGTCGTCGCTGAACCCGTACTACACGGTGGGCACGCAGATCGCGGAGGCCTATCGGTCGCACCGCTCGGGCGTCTCGCGCCGCGAGGCGCGGCGGGTGGCGATCGAGGCGATGGAACGCGTGCACATCCGGGATGCCGCGAAGCGCGTCGACCACTACCCGCATCAGTTCTCGGGCGGCATGCGGCAGCGCATCATGATCGCGATGGCGTTGAGCATGGAGCCCGAGCTGATCATCGCGGATGAGCCGACGACGGCCCTCGACGTGACGGTGCAGGCGCAGATCCTCGATCTGCTCGCCGAGATCCGTCGCGACACCGGCGCCGGGCTCATCCTCATCACCCACGACCTGGCCGTCGTGAGCGAGGTCACCGAGCACATCGTGGTCATGCGCGCGGGCCGCATGATCGAGAGCGGCTCGGTCGAAGACGTCTTCAGCGATCCGCAGGAGGAGTACACGCGGCGCCTGCTCGACGCCGTGCCGCGCATCGACGACGCGATCGGGCAGCTGCGCACGACCGACATCCCGGTCCTCGCCGAGGAGGAGATCGCATGA
- a CDS encoding alpha/beta fold hydrolase, giving the protein MTVEYHLPGIRVAERRIDVPLDWRADTDAAGTIELLVRELVDPDRARDDLPLLVYLQGGPGGANPRPLRRDGWVDEALRDYRVVLVDQRGTGGSTPLEAVDVAGLDAAAGADLLALHRADSIVRDLEHVRETLYGGRRWATLGQSYGGFLTLTYLSQAPRALTACYVCGGIPGTPPRAAEVYARTFDRVAAKTAELYRRFPGDAEAITRIADRIAEGDVVLPDGDVLTVHRFQSLGIDLGMKPGHERLHWLVERAFARPGRFSEAFLADVQALSSSAGNPLFWTLQESIYGDPGSGATAWAAQHERDRRPEFDEDRRPLLFTGEMAFPWMFDEVRLLRGFRGAVHALAERTDWTPLYDAERLAANDVPLAAAVYFDDMYVDAGLQLDTLSRIGNAQSWVTNEFEHDGIGSGRTFTRLRELVRDRGGEKR; this is encoded by the coding sequence ATGACCGTCGAGTACCACCTGCCCGGCATCCGCGTCGCCGAGCGACGCATCGACGTCCCCCTCGACTGGCGTGCCGACACGGATGCCGCGGGCACGATCGAGCTGCTGGTGCGCGAGCTCGTCGACCCCGATCGCGCCCGCGACGACCTGCCGCTGCTGGTGTACCTCCAGGGCGGACCGGGAGGCGCGAACCCGCGGCCCCTGCGCCGCGACGGCTGGGTCGACGAGGCGCTGCGGGATTACCGCGTGGTGCTCGTCGATCAGCGCGGCACCGGCGGCAGCACGCCGCTCGAGGCCGTCGACGTCGCGGGACTCGACGCCGCCGCCGGAGCCGACCTGCTCGCGCTGCACCGCGCCGATTCGATCGTGCGCGACCTCGAGCACGTCCGCGAGACGCTGTACGGCGGCCGCCGCTGGGCGACGCTCGGGCAGAGCTACGGCGGCTTCCTCACGCTGACCTACCTGTCGCAGGCCCCGCGGGCCCTCACCGCCTGCTACGTCTGCGGCGGCATCCCGGGTACCCCGCCCCGCGCCGCCGAGGTCTACGCCCGCACCTTCGACCGCGTCGCGGCGAAGACCGCCGAGCTGTACCGGCGCTTCCCCGGAGACGCCGAGGCGATCACGCGCATCGCCGACCGCATCGCGGAGGGCGACGTGGTCCTGCCGGACGGCGACGTCCTCACCGTCCACCGCTTCCAGTCGCTCGGCATCGACCTGGGGATGAAGCCCGGGCACGAGCGGCTGCACTGGCTCGTCGAGCGAGCGTTCGCGCGTCCCGGCCGATTCTCGGAGGCCTTCCTCGCCGACGTGCAGGCCCTGAGCTCCAGCGCGGGCAACCCGCTGTTCTGGACCTTGCAGGAGTCGATCTACGGCGACCCGGGCAGCGGCGCGACCGCCTGGGCGGCGCAGCACGAGCGCGATCGGCGCCCGGAGTTCGACGAGGACCGGCGGCCCCTGCTGTTCACCGGCGAGATGGCGTTCCCATGGATGTTCGACGAGGTGCGGCTGCTCCGCGGCTTCCGCGGCGCCGTGCACGCGCTCGCCGAGCGCACCGACTGGACGCCGCTGTACGACGCCGAGCGCCTCGCGGCGAACGACGTGCCGCTCGCCGCCGCCGTGTACTTCGACGACATGTACGTCGACGCGGGCCTGCAGCTCGACACGCTGTCCCGCATCGGCAACGCGCAGTCGTGGGTGACCAATGAGTTCGAGCACGACGGGATCGGTTCGGGCCGGACGTTCACCCGGCTGCGAGAGCTCGTGCGCGACCGCGGAGGAGAGAAGCGATGA